The nucleotide window TGATCAGCGCGGGGTCGGTGTGCATCGACAGGATCAGCACCTTGCTCTGGGGACGCACACGTTTGAGGCGCTGCAGGGCTTCGAGGCCACCGGTTTCCTTCATGGAAATATCCAGTAGCACAATGTCCGGCGCCAGTCGTTCGACCATCTCCAGTAACTGCGAGCCATCACTGGCTTCACCAATGACTGCATAGCCGGGAATATCCAGCACCAGAGCGCGCACGCCAGCCCTGATCAGCGAGTGGTCATCCACCAGAAGTAAGTTACAAGTCAATGCATAACCTTATTCGTACTGGCCCGTTCCAGCGCGCGAGGCGCCCACGGGAACAAAGCTTCGATTTGAGTGCCTTTGCCCGGTTCGCTGGTGACGCGCAGGGTGCCGCCCAACTGGTCGATCCGCTCCGACATCCCGGCCATGCCACGTTGTCCCTCACGGCCGGGATCCGTCGCGGGGGCGAACCCCAGGCCGTCATCGCTGATGGACAGCATCAGGCCTTGAGGCTGGCGTTGCAGGCGCACCAGCAGGTTTTTCGCTTCGGCGTGACGCAGGATGTTGGTCACCGCTTCCTGGGTGATCCGAAAGGCGGCCAGGGCCATTTCTTCCGGAATGCCGGTCAGGCGGGACTGGCACTCCAGGCTCCAGTTCACCGAGCTATTGCCCAGTGTCTTGAGCAGGTGAGCGCGCAGGCTGGCTTCCAGGCCCAGGCTCGCCAACTGCCTGGGGTTGAGAATGGCTGATACGTCGCGAACCTTGTTCAGGGTCTCTTCGAGCGTGTCGCAGAGCGCCGAGCATTGTGTCTGCAGCTCTTCGGGCATGCGCCGCTTGAGCCATTGGCTTTGCAGTTTCGCGGCGGTGAGCAATTGACCAATGTCATCGTGCAGTTCGCGACTGAGCCGGTGACGTTCGTTCTCCTGGACCTTCAACAAGCGGTCGGCCAGTTCCTGGGGTTCGAATTTGATCGACTTGCGCGACAGCCGATGCTGGACCAGGACACAAGCCAGGGCCGCCATATTGAGCACCAGCAGCGCGAACGGCAGAGGAGTGGACAGACAATAGATCGCCAGGCTGCCAAGCGCCGATCCGGTACACACCAACAGCGTGAATCGGCGGGCATTTTCTCGGGAAGGGGGCCACTTGATAATTGACTTGAGGCTGGCGTGCATAGCGGATGGAGCCAATGATGTTCGCTGCGGGCAAACCGGTTCATTCACTGACCGGTCTCTGTCTGGGGCACTGTGCTATTAATCGACGTCAACTAATGGTCGGCATAATACCACTTAACATACCGTTGGTCGCGTTCGGTATATATGTCCAAACGGTCAGGAAATAACGGGTTGGCACGTTAGTTCTACAATTGAATTATTTCTGTAGAAGAATAGTTTGTATCGAACTGACGTCGACGAAATATTCAATCGTGCAACGCGATGAGTATGTTCAAGTTACCGAGTGATCCCAAGGCAAACAAGAATACCTACCACCTCTAGTTCGCGGGAAATGCCTGGCGTTATGAACAGGAAATGAGCTTGAACGGTTTGTAGTGGGCCGGGGGGTGAAACTGGCTTTGTCCGACCTGGAAGGCGAAGGCTTCGATCAGCGACGTCTGTTCGCTGTCATCCAGGCACAGCTGCCCGGTGGTCTGATCAATCAGCTCCAGTTGCCACGCCATCAAGGTGAAGCAATCTTTCAGCGCACCTAGTGCCTGGGCATGCAGGTCCACATGGTGCTGGGCATGGTTGAGCAGGCCATGGATGTGCAGGGAGAACTCCGAAACGGCAACCAGAGCGAGGGCATCGGCTTTGCTGGCCATTTTGAGCAGGGTGCTCATCATGCACTCGATGGCGTCCTTGTCGTTGCTGATCAATTGCAGGTGGCTCAGGCACTCCTCGGATTTGGCCAGGAGCGTTTCTGCCTCGACGAGAAATTCAGGGAGCCGCTGAGCCCACTCTTTACGGTCATTCGGCATGCTTATCTCCACAACTTCATGTCAAGCGAGGGCGTGTCGGGTGAATGGGTGAGGACGGTCTGGCGCATGGCGCGGGCGGGCAGATGCGAGAACGCATTCCGGCCGACATGGAGGCAGGCAGGGCGCTCGACAGAGTGGATAACCACGATTCTGAGATCGCACACAAAAGCCTGACTCCGTTCATGCAATGAGAATGGCGTCACATTAATGGCTATTGGATATTGCGAATATCAGGTTGGTCCTGATTGTTGCTCAGGGATTCCCTTACGCACGGGAACCTATCGCGCAAACCGTGGTCGCGCAGCGGGGATGAATCAGATGTATTGCGGACGTAAGTAAAGCATGATGTTAATGTGACATCAATGCCTGTCATGGCATTTTGTGTGGGGTCAAGCTCCGGCAAAAACAGCCGATAACCCTCTTTAACGAATTAACCAGAACAAGCCCAGGAGTCATTGATGGCCGGCATTCTCGACACGGTAGACCAACGCACGCAACTGGTGGGTGAGAATCGCCTGGAAATTCTCATGTTCCGACTGGCGGGGCGTCAACTGTTCGCGATCAACGTGTTCAAGGTGCAGGAAGTGTTGCAGCTGCCCAAGCTGACCCTGATGCCCCAGCGCCATCCGTTCGTCTGCGGCGTGGTCAACCTGCGCGGGCAGACGTTGCCGGTGATTGACCTGTCCCAGGCCATCGGTATGCGTCCGCTGGTGCCTGGCCCGACCAGCACGATTATCGTCACCGAGTACAACCGTTCGGTGCAGGCGTTCCTGGTCGGTGGCGTGGACCGCATCGTCAACATGAACTGGGAGGCCATCCTGCCGCCGCCGAGCAGCGCGGGTCGCCAGCATTACCTGACCGCCATCAGCAAGGTCGACGACCAGTTGGTGGAAATCATCGACGTTGAAAAAGTCCTGGCCGAAATCGTCCCGTACAACGCCAAGGTCTCGCGCGACAAACTCGAGGACCCGGTGCTCGAGCGCGCCCGCGGCCGCGAAGTGCTGCTGGTGGACGACTCCAACGTCGCCCTGTCGCAATTGCGCGACACCCTGGGCCAGCTGGGCGTGAAGATGCACATCGCCAGCGACGGCCTGAAGGCCTTGAACATGCTCAAGGGCTGGGCCGACACCGGCGTCAACATGACCGACAAACTGCTGATGGTCTTCACCGACGCGGAAATGCCTGAGATGGACGGCTACCGCCTGACCACCGAAATCCGCAACGACCCGCGCCTGCGTGGCCTCTACGTGGTGCTGCACACCTCGTTGTCCGGCAGCTTCAACGATTCGATGGTGAAGAAGGTTGGCTGCGACAACTTCCTGTCCAAGTTCCAGCCGGACAAACTGGTGGACGTGGTCCGCCAGCGCCTGATGCTGGATGCTGTCCCGGCGTAAGCGCGTACCTCTTTACCTGTGTGGGAGCGAGCCTGCTCGCGATGAACGTCAACGATGACGCTGGCTAGCTGATGCCCAGTGTCATCGTTCACGATCATCGCGACGGTTCGACGCCTCGACAGGCTCGCTCCCACAGTTGTTTTGTAGGTCAGATACAGATACGGCTGATTTTGGTATAGGGTGGCGTTTTTATCACCCAGGGAGCTGGACATGCTGCGGTTGAGTGCGCTTTATCGTTTTCCATTGAAATCCGGCAAGGGCGAGGTGCTGAACCAGATCACCCTCGACAAGCTGGGACTCGACGGGGATCGACGCTGGATGCTGGTGGACGAGGCCAGCGGGCGCTTTCTGACCCAGCGTGCAGTGGCGCAAATGAGTCAGTTGTCGGCGTTGTGGAATGCCAGCGGCGGCTTGACGCTCGCCGCGGCGGGCCATCCGCCGATTGATATTGCCCTGCCGGCCAACGACGCAGAGCTGCGCGGCGTGACCATCTGGCGCGACACCCTGCGCGTGCCCGATGCCGGCGACGAAGCGGCAGCCTGGGTCAGCCGCTTCATCGGCAAGCCGACACGCCTGGTGCAGATCCCGCTGGACCGTGCGCGCACCACGCAGGCCGGTTATGGCAAGGACGACGATCAGGTGGCCTTCGCCGATGGCTTTCCCCTTCTGCTGATCGGCCAGGCGTCACTCGATGACCTGACGCAGAAGGTCGGGCGCCCGATGGAAATGCTGCGTTTCAGGCCAAATCTGGTGATCGAGGGCGCCGAGGCGTTCGCCGAAGACGGCTGGAAGCGCATCCGCATCGGCGATGTCGAGTTCCGCGTGGTCAAGCCGTGTTCGCGTTGCATCCTGACCACCATTGATCCGCAGACCGGTGAGCGCAGCGATGATCGTGAACCGTTCGCGACTCTGCAGAAATACCGCGCCAGGGAAGAGGGTGCGATGTTTGGCCAGAACCTGGTCAACGACGGCAATGGCCGGCTCGAAGTCGGCATGCCGGTGACCGTGCTGGAATAAACCGCAGCACAAGGAAAAACGCCCGTGTCGCAGGACACGGGCGTTTTTGTTGAAGCGCTCAAAACTTAGCCGCGGTACTCGCACAGGTAAGCGGTATCGACCGCCACTTTCAGCTGGAACTTGCTGTTGGCCGGCACGTTGAACTGGCTGCCGGCTGCAAAGGTTTCCCAATCGCTGCTGTCAGGCAGTTTGACCGTCAGGGCGCCGCTGACCACGTGCATGATTTCACGCTGGCTGGTGCCGAACTCGTATTCGCCCGGAGCCATGACGCCAATGGTAGCCGGACCTTCAGCGGTGCCGAAAGCGATCGACTTGACGGTGCCGTCGAAGTACTCGTTGACTTTAAACATGGGCGATTCCTCGGAAAGGGCTGAAAAAGGCCGGCCAGTATGCACAAGGCCTCAAGCGGCGTCACCTCTCTAGAGGGGCAGGACCAGCGGCAGCAGACGGGCTGTGTTGCGGGCATCCTCCAGCGCGCGGTGCTGCTGGCCGGTGAACTGTAATCCCGCCAGTTGCAGCGCACCGTTGAGGCCCAGCGGGCGCTCCAGGCGCCTGGCCTTGGCGAACCGTTGCTTGAGGTTCATGTGCGGCGTGCGGCTCAGTTGGCTGTCGAGTTGCAGGCGCTGCCATTCCTGGACCAGTTGCTTGCGGTCGTAATCGCCCCAGCTGGCCCAGCCTTCAAGACGGGAGTGATGCTGGCCGAGCCAGCGCTCGAACGCCGGCCAGACCTCGGTCAGTGGTTGGGCACTGTCGATGTTGGCCTGGGTGATGTGGGTCAACTCCCGGCAAAACGGCGTAAGCAGGGGCCGGCGCAGCGGGCGCACGAACCGCTGGAAATGATCCTGTTCACGCCCCTGGCGGTCCACCAGGGTGGCACCGATTTCGATGATTTCCATTTCCGTGACCGGCCAACCGCCTTCATCGGTGGTGGCTTCCAGATCAATGACCAGCCAATGAGGCATTAAAAGGTTCCTGATATCCGCGTCCTGATGGGCTTGAGCGTAGCCAAACCCGGCGGATCCGCCTAGCCGGTTATTCGACCTCCAACAAAATCTGACGATTTTTCACCTGATCGCCGACCCGGACCTGCAAGCGCTTGAGCACGCCGTCGATGCCGGACTTGAGCGGATGCTCCATTTTCATGGCCTCCAGCACCACCAGCAACTGGCCCTTGCTCACCTGGCTGCCCTCGCTGACCAGCACGTCGACGATCGCGCCGTCCATCGGTGCCTTGAGCGTACCGGAGCTGGCCCGGGCCTCACTGCTGACCAGTGCCTGGGTGCGATCCTCCAGGCGCAGGCTGCCGGGGCGGGTGAACAGCCAGAGTTGCCCGGCTTCCAGGCGATAGACATGGCGCTGGCGTATCCCGTCGATTTCCAGTGTGGCCCGCTGCCCGTCGCATTGGATCACGCGCAGTTCCAGGCTGCGCCCGGCCACTTGAACCCGCAAGGGCTCGCCTGGCACCGCGTCGAGTTGCACCGGCCAGTCCTGCTCCTGGGTGCCAAGACGGTAGTGCAGCGGCACGCTGGCGTTGTTGCGCCAGCCCGCCAGGGCCGCGGGCTGAGCCGTTGCCGAGGCGTGATAAAACAGCGCCGCCGCCGTCGCCAGTTCTTCGGCGCTGGGGGGCTGTGGATGCAGGCACGGATGATCGGCGAAATGTGTGGGAATGAAGCCGGTACTGAATGCGCCGCTGACAAACTGCGGATGCTCCAGCAGGTTGGCCAGCAAGCGCTGATTGCTCGGCAGACCCAGCAGCACACTGTCCTGCACCGCCCGCAACAGCTTGCGCCGGGTCTCTTCGCGGGTGGCGCCGTGGGCGATGATCTTGCCCAGCATCGGGTCGTAGAACGGACTGACCTGCTGGCCTTCAACCAGCCCATGGTCGATCCGCACGCCGTCTTGCAGCGCCGGTTCCCAGGCCACCACGCGCCCGGTCTGCGGCAGGAAACCCTGGGTCGGGTCTTCGGCATACAGGCGCACTTCCATGGCATGACCGTTCAGTTGCACCTGCTCCTGGCGCAGTGGCAATGGCTGGCCCTGGGCGACCAGCAGTTGCCAGGCCACCAGGTCCAGGCCGGTGATCAGTTCGGTGACCGGGTGCTCCACCTGCAAGCGCGTGTTCATTTCCAGGAAGTAGAACTGCCCGCGCGCATCCAACAGGAATTCCACGGTGCCGGCACCCACATAGTTGACCGAGCCTGCGGCCTTGAGCGCCGCTTCGCCCATGGCCTGGCGCAGTTCGGCGGTCATGACCGGGCAGGGCGCTTCCTCGATGACTTTCTGGTGACGACGCTGGATCGAACAGTCGCGTTCACCGAGGTAGATCAGGTTGCCGTGCTGGTCGCCGAACACCTGCACCTCGACGTGGCGCGGGTCGATCAGGGCCTGTTCGAGGATCAGCTCATCGCTGCCAAAGCCATTCAGGGCTTCGGAACGTGCGGTGCGAATCTGCGCCAGCAGATCGGCGGCATCGTGCACCAGGCGCATGCCGCGCCCGCCGCCGCCCGCGCTGGCCTTGATCATCAGCGGAAAGCCGATGCGCTCGGCCTCGCGGCTGAGTGTGGCGTCGTCCTGCTCGGCGCCCTGGTAGCCCTTGATGCAGGGGACGCCGGCCTCGAGCATGGCCAGTTTCGACAGGCGCTTGCTGCCCATCAGCTCGATGGCTTCGGGGCTCGGGCCGATGAAGGTCAGGCCCGCCTGTTGGCAGGCGCGGGCGAACTCGGCGTTTTCCGAAAGGAAGCCGTAACCGGGGTGAATCGCATCGGCACCGCTGCGGCGGGCGGCGTCGAGGATCGCCGGCACGTTCAGATAGGATTGCTGCACCGGGGCGGGGCCGATGTTGACGGCTTCGTCGGCGATTTGCACATGCAGGGCATCGGCGTCGGCGTCGCTGAACACGGCGACGGTGCGATAGCCCAGGGCCTGGGCGGTGCGCTGGATGCGGCAGGCGATTTCACCGCGGTTGGCGATGAGGATTTTGGTGAATCCGGGCATGGTTTTTATTCCCCTGATTTTGGCGGTGTATTTGCGGGCCTCATCGCGGGCGAGCCCGCTCCCACAGGGATTTTGGGTGTTCACAAAACCTGTAGGAGCGAGCTTGCTCGCGATGCTTTTTCAGCAAGCCCACCCCGGCTTGCGTTTTTGCACGAAGGCCACGGTCCCCTCAGTCCCTTCCGCCCCCGTCACCGCCTCGGCGAACCACTGGGCCGCCTGATCCAGCAGTTCATCGGAAGGTTGCAGGGCACTGGCCAGCAACAGCTGCTTGGTCCGCGCATTCGCCCCCGGCGCGCAACTCAACACCTGGGCCAGCACTTCTCCCAGGCGTTCGGCCAATCCTTGCGCGTCCTGCTCGACAAAGTGCACCAGCCCCATGTGCAGCGCCTGGGTGCCGTTGAAGCGCGCGGCGGTGAGCGCCAGCCGGCGGGCCTGGGTCAGGCCGATACGCTGGACCACGAAGGGCGCGATCTGCGCGGGCAGCAGGCCGAGGCTGGTTTCCGGCAGGCCGAATTGCGCCTGGTGATCGGCCATCGCCACATCGCTGACACAGGCCAGGCCGAAGCCGCCACCCAGCACCGCCCCTTGCAGCACCGTCACCACCACCTGCGGTGCGTGCTGCACCTCTTGCAGCAGCGCGCCGAACGCGCGGTTCAGCTCGCGATAGGCGCTGGCGCCCTGGGCCCGGGCCCCGGCCATGTCCTTGATGTCGCCACCGGCGCAGAAGTGCCCGCCAGCGCCGGCAATGACCAGCACGCGAACGCTCAGGTCATCGCGCATGGCCGCCAGCACCGAGCGCAGTTCGGCGACCATTTGCAGGCTCATGGCATTGCGGCAGTCAGGGCGGTTGAGGGTCACGTGCAGCACGCCGTTATGCGGTTCGAGCGACAGCGTCTGGCAGACCGGCAGGGGGCTCATTTCTTTTTCCCCGGCAGGATGCCCATCAGCTTGCAGATGATCCCCAGCATGATTTCGTCGGCGCCACCGCCGATCGAAACCAGCCGCACATCGCGGTAGGCGCGGGCCACCGGGTTGTCCCACATGAAGCCCATGCCGCCCCAGTATTGCAGGCAACTGTCGGTGACCTCGCGACCCAGGCGCCCGGCCTTGAGCTTGGCCATCGACGCCAGGCGCGTGACGTCCTGGCCTTTGATGTATTGCTCGGTGGCTTGGTAGACCAAGGCCCGCAGGCATTCGATCTCGGTTTGCAGTTCGGCCAGACGGAAGTGAATGACCTGGTTGTCGATCAGCGCACTGCCGAACGTCTTGCGCTCCTTGCAATACTCGATGGTGCTGTCCACGCAGTATTCCAGGCCCTTGATCATGTTCGCCGCGCCGAACAGGCGTTCCTCCTGGAACTGCAGCATCTGCATCATGAACCCCGCGCCTTCATGGCCGATGCGGTTGCGCTGGGGCACGCGCACGTTGTCAAAAAACACCTGGGCGGTTTCCGAGCTGCGCATGCCGAGCTTGTCCAGGTGCGAGCTGAGGCTGATGCCGGGGGTGTCCATCGGCACCATGATCAGCGACTTGTTGATGTGCGGCTTGTCGTCCGAGGTGTTGGCCAGCAGGCAGATGAAGTCGGCGCTCGGCGAGTTGGTGATCCACATCTTGCTGCCGTTGATCACGTAATCGTCGCCGTCCTTGCGTGCGGTGGTTTTCAAACCGGCCACGTCGGAACCGGCACCGACCTCGGAGACGCCGATGCAACCGACCTGCTCACCGCTGATCGCCGGGCGCAGGAACTGCTCGCGCAATTCGTCGGAGCCGAACCGGGCCAGCGCCGGGGTGCACATGTCGGTCTGCACGCCGATGGACATCGGTATGCCGCCGCAATGGATGGTGCCGAACTCTTCGGCGGCGACGATCGAGTAGCTGTAGTCGAGGCCCATGCCGCCGAACTTCTCCGGCTTGGAAATCCCCAGCAACCCCAGCTCACCGGCCTTGCGGAAAATCTCGTGGATCGGAAAACGCCCGTCCTTTTCCCACGCCTCGACGTGCGGGTTGATTTCGTGATCGACGAATTGGCGGACGGTACGGCGCAGTGCTTCGTGTTCCTGGGTGAAGATCATTTTTATTGTTCTCCTCTGGCCGGTTCAGAACCGGGCTACGCCAAAACTGTTGGTTTGCAGTGGCCGCAGGTCGGCCTCGTGACAGATGTCCAGCAGGTAACCGAGCAGGGTGCGGGTGTCGCGCGGGTCGATCAGGCCGTCGTCCCACAGGCTGGCGCTGCCGTACAGCGCAGTGGACTGGCTGTCGAGTTTCTGCGCGGTCACCTGTTCGAGCATGTCGAGCACCTTCGGATCCGGGGTCAGGCCGTCCTTGAGCTGCTTGGCCTCGGTGACGATGCGCAACACCTTGCCGGCCTGGGCGCCGCCCATCACCGCCGTGCGGCTGTTGGGCCAGGCGAAGATGAAGCGCGGGTCGAGGCCGCGGCCGCACATCGCGTAGTTACCGGCACCGTAGGAGCCGCCGACGACGATGGTCAGCTTCGGCACGCGGGCGTTGGCCACCGCCTGGATCATCTTGGCGCCGTGCTTGATCACACCTTGCTGCTCCGACTCGGTGCCGACCATGAACCCGGTGGTGTTATGGAAGAACAGCAGCGGCGTGCGGCTCTGGTCACACAACTGGATGAACTGCGCAGCCTTGCTCGCGCCCTTGGGCGTGATCGGGCCGTTGTTGCCGATGAAGCCGCAGGCGCGCCCCTCGATGTGCAGGTGGCCGCACACGGTTTGCTGGTCGAACTCGCCCTTGAATTCGAGGAAGTTCGAACCGTCGGCAATCCGCGCGATGATTTCGCGCACGTCGTAGGGCTTTTTCGGGTCGTCGGGAATCAGCCCGAGCAATTCGTCGATGGGGTAGCGCGGCGCTTCGAACGGGCGTTCGGGCACCCACGGCAGTTGGTCGTTCCACGACAGCATGCGCACAATCTCGCGGGCCTGGCGCACGGCGTCGGCATCGTTCTCTGCCAGGTACTCGGCGGTGCCCGCGGTTTGCGCATGCATCTCGGCGCCACCGAGCTCTTCATCGGTAGCGATTTCGCCGGTGGCGGCCTTGAGCAGCGGGGGGCCTGCGAGAAACAGCTTGGCCTTGCCGCGCACCACCACCACGTAATCCGACAGCCCCGGCTGATAGGCGCCGCCCGCCGTGGCCGAGCCGTGGACCACGGTGATCTGCGGCAGGCCCAGGGCCGACATGCGCGCCTGATTGGCGAAGCTGCGTGCGCCTTCAACGAAGATTTCCGTGGCGTAATTGAGGTTGGCGCCACCGCTTTCGGCGAGGGTGATCACCGGCAGTTTGTTTTCCACGGCGATCTGTTGCAGGCGCAGGGATTTTTTCAGGCCGCTGGGGGAAATCGTCCCGCCCTTGATCGCGCTGTTGTTGGCGATCACCAGCACCCGCGCGCCGGACACATAGCCGATCCCGGCGATCAGGCCGCCGCCGGCCGCACTGCCGTCCTTGTCGTCGTGTAGTTTGTAGCCGGCGAGGCTGGCCAGTTCGAGAAAGGGCGCGCCGGGGTCGAGCAACAGGTTGAGGCGCTCGCGGGGCAGCAGTTGCCCGCGCTTGTCGAACTTGGGCTTGGCTTCGGCGGCCTTGTCCAACAGGTTCTGTTCCAGCCGGCGGATGTGTTCGACCCCGGCCAGCATGGCTGTGCGGTTGCGGGCGAACGCTTCGCTTTGCGGGTCGATCTGCGACTCGATCACTGGCATGGCTTAGTCCTTGAGCACGTCGGGAAGGTAGGCGCGATGAAAGCCGTTATAGGATTCGCTGTTGGTCGCCTTGTGGATCGGCCAGGCGCGTCCGCCGAGGCTGGCGGCGCCATCAATGCGCAGGGTGCTGCCGCTGACGAAGGCGGCGGCAGGGCTGAGCAGGAACACGATGGCGGCGCTGACCTCCGATTCGGTGCCGATGCGCTTGAGCGGCACGTGTTCGCGCAGGGTCGGGATCACCGCCTTGAACGCGCCCTCGTAGGTGTCCATGCCGCTGGAGGCGATCCAGCCCGGTGCCACGGCATTGACCCGCACCCCGGCGTAACCCCATTCGAACGCGGCGGTCTTGGTCAGGTTGTCCATGCCAGAGCGTGCCGCCCCGGAGTGACCCATGCCGGGCATGCCACCCCACATGTCGGCGAGCATGTTGACGATGGCGCCACCGTGCTTGCTCATCGACTGGTTGAACACTTCCCGGGCCATCAGGAAACCGCCCACCAGGTTGGTGCGCATCACGGTTTCGAAACCCTTCTGGTTGATCGCGGCCAACGGTGACGGGTACTGCCCGCCGGCGTTGTTGACCAGCCCGTGGATCGGACCGTGCTGGCGGATCAGTTCGCCGACCAGGTGCTTGACCGCTTCTTCGTCGCGGATGTCGCAGGCCTGCCAATCGGCGCGGCCGCCATCCTCGGCAATCTCGGCGGCCACGGCCTTGAGCTTGTCGGCCTTGCGCCCGACCAGCAGCACATGGGCGCCGAGGGCGGCCAGTTCATGGGCGGTGCAGCGTCCGATGCCGCTGCCGCCACCGGTGACGAGGATGGTTTGGCCGGCAAACAGGTCGGCTTTGAAAATCGAATCGTAGGCCACGGTGACGGTCCTCTAGTTGACCTGATCGGCGATGTGCTGCGGTACGGGAATCTGGATCTCCAGCAGTTGCTGGGCGAACGCCTTGCCCTGCGGGTCGATGCGCAGGCTGGCCACGCCGCCGCCGCCCAGGGCGTTTTCCAGGAGAAAATTGAGGCTGTGGGTAGCGGGCAGATACCAGCGCTCGACCCGCCCCAGCACCGGGTCGAGCACGTGGCTCATCCAGTCGACCACCACCGCCGGGGTCAGGGCCTCGGCGATCCACGGCAGGTACGCAGGGTCTCGGGCGATCACGCCGATGTTGCTGTGGTTGCCCTTGTCGCCCGAGCGCGCGACCGCGAGCTTGACC belongs to Pseudomonas sp. MYb118 and includes:
- a CDS encoding chemotaxis protein CheV, yielding MAGILDTVDQRTQLVGENRLEILMFRLAGRQLFAINVFKVQEVLQLPKLTLMPQRHPFVCGVVNLRGQTLPVIDLSQAIGMRPLVPGPTSTIIVTEYNRSVQAFLVGGVDRIVNMNWEAILPPPSSAGRQHYLTAISKVDDQLVEIIDVEKVLAEIVPYNAKVSRDKLEDPVLERARGREVLLVDDSNVALSQLRDTLGQLGVKMHIASDGLKALNMLKGWADTGVNMTDKLLMVFTDAEMPEMDGYRLTTEIRNDPRLRGLYVVLHTSLSGSFNDSMVKKVGCDNFLSKFQPDKLVDVVRQRLMLDAVPA
- the atuD gene encoding citronellyl-CoA dehydrogenase — encoded protein: MIFTQEHEALRRTVRQFVDHEINPHVEAWEKDGRFPIHEIFRKAGELGLLGISKPEKFGGMGLDYSYSIVAAEEFGTIHCGGIPMSIGVQTDMCTPALARFGSDELREQFLRPAISGEQVGCIGVSEVGAGSDVAGLKTTARKDGDDYVINGSKMWITNSPSADFICLLANTSDDKPHINKSLIMVPMDTPGISLSSHLDKLGMRSSETAQVFFDNVRVPQRNRIGHEGAGFMMQMLQFQEERLFGAANMIKGLEYCVDSTIEYCKERKTFGSALIDNQVIHFRLAELQTEIECLRALVYQATEQYIKGQDVTRLASMAKLKAGRLGREVTDSCLQYWGGMGFMWDNPVARAYRDVRLVSIGGGADEIMLGIICKLMGILPGKKK
- a CDS encoding acetyl-CoA carboxylase biotin carboxylase subunit → MPGFTKILIANRGEIACRIQRTAQALGYRTVAVFSDADADALHVQIADEAVNIGPAPVQQSYLNVPAILDAARRSGADAIHPGYGFLSENAEFARACQQAGLTFIGPSPEAIELMGSKRLSKLAMLEAGVPCIKGYQGAEQDDATLSREAERIGFPLMIKASAGGGGRGMRLVHDAADLLAQIRTARSEALNGFGSDELILEQALIDPRHVEVQVFGDQHGNLIYLGERDCSIQRRHQKVIEEAPCPVMTAELRQAMGEAALKAAGSVNYVGAGTVEFLLDARGQFYFLEMNTRLQVEHPVTELITGLDLVAWQLLVAQGQPLPLRQEQVQLNGHAMEVRLYAEDPTQGFLPQTGRVVAWEPALQDGVRIDHGLVEGQQVSPFYDPMLGKIIAHGATREETRRKLLRAVQDSVLLGLPSNQRLLANLLEHPQFVSGAFSTGFIPTHFADHPCLHPQPPSAEELATAAALFYHASATAQPAALAGWRNNASVPLHYRLGTQEQDWPVQLDAVPGEPLRVQVAGRSLELRVIQCDGQRATLEIDGIRQRHVYRLEAGQLWLFTRPGSLRLEDRTQALVSSEARASSGTLKAPMDGAIVDVLVSEGSQVSKGQLLVVLEAMKMEHPLKSGIDGVLKRLQVRVGDQVKNRQILLEVE
- a CDS encoding pyrimidine/purine nucleoside phosphorylase; the encoded protein is MFKVNEYFDGTVKSIAFGTAEGPATIGVMAPGEYEFGTSQREIMHVVSGALTVKLPDSSDWETFAAGSQFNVPANSKFQLKVAVDTAYLCEYRG
- a CDS encoding sensor histidine kinase, with amino-acid sequence MHASLKSIIKWPPSRENARRFTLLVCTGSALGSLAIYCLSTPLPFALLVLNMAALACVLVQHRLSRKSIKFEPQELADRLLKVQENERHRLSRELHDDIGQLLTAAKLQSQWLKRRMPEELQTQCSALCDTLEETLNKVRDVSAILNPRQLASLGLEASLRAHLLKTLGNSSVNWSLECQSRLTGIPEEMALAAFRITQEAVTNILRHAEAKNLLVRLQRQPQGLMLSISDDGLGFAPATDPGREGQRGMAGMSERIDQLGGTLRVTSEPGKGTQIEALFPWAPRALERASTNKVMH
- a CDS encoding exonuclease domain-containing protein codes for the protein MPHWLVIDLEATTDEGGWPVTEMEIIEIGATLVDRQGREQDHFQRFVRPLRRPLLTPFCRELTHITQANIDSAQPLTEVWPAFERWLGQHHSRLEGWASWGDYDRKQLVQEWQRLQLDSQLSRTPHMNLKQRFAKARRLERPLGLNGALQLAGLQFTGQQHRALEDARNTARLLPLVLPL
- a CDS encoding MOSC domain-containing protein; protein product: MLRLSALYRFPLKSGKGEVLNQITLDKLGLDGDRRWMLVDEASGRFLTQRAVAQMSQLSALWNASGGLTLAAAGHPPIDIALPANDAELRGVTIWRDTLRVPDAGDEAAAWVSRFIGKPTRLVQIPLDRARTTQAGYGKDDDQVAFADGFPLLLIGQASLDDLTQKVGRPMEMLRFRPNLVIEGAEAFAEDGWKRIRIGDVEFRVVKPCSRCILTTIDPQTGERSDDREPFATLQKYRAREEGAMFGQNLVNDGNGRLEVGMPVTVLE
- the atuC gene encoding geranyl-CoA carboxylase subunit beta, giving the protein MPVIESQIDPQSEAFARNRTAMLAGVEHIRRLEQNLLDKAAEAKPKFDKRGQLLPRERLNLLLDPGAPFLELASLAGYKLHDDKDGSAAGGGLIAGIGYVSGARVLVIANNSAIKGGTISPSGLKKSLRLQQIAVENKLPVITLAESGGANLNYATEIFVEGARSFANQARMSALGLPQITVVHGSATAGGAYQPGLSDYVVVVRGKAKLFLAGPPLLKAATGEIATDEELGGAEMHAQTAGTAEYLAENDADAVRQAREIVRMLSWNDQLPWVPERPFEAPRYPIDELLGLIPDDPKKPYDVREIIARIADGSNFLEFKGEFDQQTVCGHLHIEGRACGFIGNNGPITPKGASKAAQFIQLCDQSRTPLLFFHNTTGFMVGTESEQQGVIKHGAKMIQAVANARVPKLTIVVGGSYGAGNYAMCGRGLDPRFIFAWPNSRTAVMGGAQAGKVLRIVTEAKQLKDGLTPDPKVLDMLEQVTAQKLDSQSTALYGSASLWDDGLIDPRDTRTLLGYLLDICHEADLRPLQTNSFGVARF
- a CDS encoding enoyl-CoA hydratase/isomerase family protein, encoding MSPLPVCQTLSLEPHNGVLHVTLNRPDCRNAMSLQMVAELRSVLAAMRDDLSVRVLVIAGAGGHFCAGGDIKDMAGARAQGASAYRELNRAFGALLQEVQHAPQVVVTVLQGAVLGGGFGLACVSDVAMADHQAQFGLPETSLGLLPAQIAPFVVQRIGLTQARRLALTAARFNGTQALHMGLVHFVEQDAQGLAERLGEVLAQVLSCAPGANARTKQLLLASALQPSDELLDQAAQWFAEAVTGAEGTEGTVAFVQKRKPGWAC